CTCGCGCAGCAGCAACAAGCCCGCATCCGAGGTGATGTGACCACCGGTGAAAGAGGCCTCGACGAGGCGGCGAGAGAGGGGTGAAAAGTGGAGTTTTTCTGGTAGCATTTTGTGCGCGGCTGAAGACTTATGGGGCTTTGTTTGGCGACAAGAATCATAAGGCTTTCAGCCGTTTTTGTTTATGCGGTCATGAGAAATCCGGGCTAGCGCTAAGGGAGATAGCCCAATTGCAGCCAGTGTAGGCAAAATTAACGCTGCGACAGCAGTAGATAGAGCTCCTACCGGGATAGCAAGAAGATATCCGATTAAAATGGCAATGGGTACAACCAAGACTTGGGGAACATTATTGACTAAGTTTGCAATAGCTACAAAAGTGCCAATTTCACCAATCATATTGATAAAGCCCAAGAACAAACCGACAGAAAATAAAGTTACAAGAAAAATACGACTGCCGTCTACTAGGGCATCTGATGCTTCTCGGGGACTAAACTTAGCACAGACCATAGTAAGGATTACTGTAATTATAACATTTATCGCTGGAGTAAAAATATTAATGTGAATAAGTTTGTTAATATTAGATCCGAACACCGCCATAATCAAAAGCGCAATAAAGGGTACCGCTTTTATCCACATTTGATTAACAGAATCAGTAGCATCCTCTGCAGCCGCAGCATTTTCACTGGTCTCACTTCCAGTGCCTTTAAACATAGTCCCCCGTTTTAATACTCCAAATACTGCAATTCCTATGCCTATCACAAAGAACAGAGCAACTATCGGCTGCATTAAAGAAAAATATTCAAATATATCAATCTTAGCCATTTGAGCCGCAACTACAGCATGACCCGATACTGGAGTGGTAGAAAAAGCAACTGCGGAGACAATCGTCATACCGGCTATAACTTCAGGCACCGCACCGAACGCAGCAAAGACTAAAGGTGCTATTACGATACTATTACTTGATGCTAACCCTGACATTAAAGTGGCTACTCCCTGGATTAGAACCATAAAACCTGCCAGTATCGCTATACGTCCTTTAAAATAATGATTAGCCAAATTTACAACAGAATTGATGGAACCAGCTTTTGTAACCATTGATGCCGTAGCGGCATACAAAATTGGAACCGTCATACCGAGCATTTTGGTAATGCCTTCTGTAAAAAGCTTATTAATTACTACTGCATCTAATCGTCCCAATATAATTGCTAAGGCTCCGCCTATGAATGCCGCAACCAACATATGCTGCTTCCGCACCAAAAGAAAGATAATAATCAGCAAAGGTAATACCAGTAATAAAAATTCCATGTTATTCATCTCCTCAAATTAACATCAATAGGTAAAAATCTTACGCGTTAGGGAATCTCTGCACGAATCCCCCGAATCCGTGGTTGCCTGAATCCGTATGAACCGCGACGATGTGAAGCATGAAGCAAACGAGCCTTGGCCTGCCGAACACCTCGCGGCGAACGCGCAAGCGCGAATTCCTGGAGTCGATGGAGCGCGTGGTTCCCTGGAGCGAACTGGTGTCGCTGATCGAGCCCTATGCACCGCAGTCCGGCCACCGCGGCCAGCAGCCCTTCGCGGTAGAGGCGATGCTGCGCATCCACTTCATGCAGCAGTGGTTCAATCTCAGTGATCCGGCGATGGAAGAGGCGCTGCACGACGTGCCGGTGTTCCGTGACTTCGCGGGCCTGTCCAACTGGGCCGATGCCATGCCCAGCGAATCCAGCATCCTGCGCTTTCGCCATCTGCTGGAGCGCCACAAGCTGGCCGATCAGATCCTTGCCACGGTCAATGGGTTGCTCAGCGCCAAGGGGCTGCTGCTCAAGGCCGGCACGGTGGTGGACGCCACGCTGATCGCGGCTCCCAGTTCGACGAAGAACCGTGAGGGAGAGCGAGACCCCGAGATGCACCAGAGCAAGAAAGGACAGCAGTGGTATTTTGGGATGAAGGCGCACATCGGCGTGGATGCCGAGTCCGGTCTGGTGCACACGGTGCAAGGAACGTCGGGCAACGTCAATGACGTCGTCGAGGCCAACAGCCTGCTGCACGGCGAAGAGACGGTGGTGTTTACCGATGCCGGCTACCAAGGAGCGGACAAGCGTCCTGATGCCAAGCCTGGTGTGACGTGGCATGTGGCAATGCGCCCGGGCAAGCGGCGCGCACTGGACACGGAGCACAACGAAGCCGATGCCTTGCTTGAGAAGATCGAGCGGATCAAGGCGGGTGTGCGCGCGAAGGTGGAGCACCCGTTTCGGGTGATCAAGCGCCAGTTCGGACACGTGAAGGTGCGCTACCGGGGATTGAAGAAGAACACGGCGCAGTTGAAGACGCTGTTCGCGCTGTCCAACCTGTGGATGGTGAGGAACAAGGTCGGGAGCTTGGTGGGATGAGTGCGCCCGCAGGCTGCCAAAAGGCAGCGAAGACCGCAGAAAAGCGGTGATTGAGGGGCACCGAGAGGCGATTCGCAGCAACACGGAGCCGCGATTCACTGCAAATCGACTTGCTCCCATGACAGTCAACTCGCAACCACGGTCAAAAGTGATTCGTGCAGACCATCCTTAGGGTGCCGCTCCAAAAAAAGCATCTATTAGGCAACTATAACCTCATCCTTCACAATGATACGTCCATTTTTAATTACGCATAGTCTTTTTGCTTGGTCGATTATTGCCCATTGTGGTGACAACGAATTTAATACAACAAGATCGGCCTTTTTACCAACTTCTATCCCATAGTTCTTTTCAATTCCTAAAACTCTAGCACCCTCTGACGTTATCATTTTCCAAATTAGTCCCAAATCTCTGTTTGTCTTTAACTCTAATCTCTGAGTTTCGATCAGAGCCCCTTGTACCATATCACCGTTGCCAAAGGGAACCCAAAAATCTCTGATATTGTCCGAAGCACAGCCAAGATTGATGCCAGCTTCAAGCAGCTTTATCACCGGCATAGTAGGCGGTGTACTACTAAAACAGGTAACAAATTTCATACCCGAATCCTTGTACAATGGGATTGCCTCATCGAGCCATTCGGACGGAGCATCTGCAAAACACCAGGCATGACTCGTAGTTACTCTACCCTTATACCCATTTTCAATTGTCTTTTGGGCAAGACGATTTATCGAATATACTCCAACAGTTCCAATATCATGTATGTGATAGTCGATATCAACATCGTATTCCTTTGCTAATTTAAAGCATAGGTCTAAAGAACCCTCAACATTATTTTCCCGCGTAGCAGGATCAACTCCCCCAACTAAATCACAGCCCATATCCAAGGATTTTCTAATCAATGATTCAGATTCCAAATCAACGAAAAATCCACTCTGTGCAAAGGCTACGACTTGTATATCGATAAGATCCTTTAACTCTTCCTTGGCTTCTAAAACTGCTTCCACTGCTTTTGTTTTAGCAACTGAATCTACATCTACATGGGTCCGGGTGTATAAAGTCCCATGGAGTACCTGCATGTGAGCATGTTCTATCACATGTCTTTTTATTTCTTCGTGGGTAGCATTTTTATAATATTTCAAGCCATCCTCGATGGCAGCATCGATGGCAGCATCCCTTGTATAAGGTCTGCTCCAAAACTTCGGTAATCTTTCACCTGTGCTCGTAAATGACTTATCCATATGGGTATGTGCATCGACAAATCCGGGAGACACAAGGTTACCCTTTGCATCAATTTCGTCTTTTACGGTTCCTTCAATTTTAGCTTCTATTTTGATTATTCTGTCACCAACAATCCCAATATCATATACACTGTCTTTTTCACTTAGATAGGCGTTTCTAATGATTAAATCAAAATCTTTACTCATTTTTATCCTCATTTTTTAAACTAGGACTTGTAACTTCGAGCCTTCTTTTTGGTAGATTTAAACTAACTTTTTAGGTTCGGGAATAATAATCGTACCAGCTTCCCCTTTTAAGGCCCGTCCAATTTATTCCGGAGAGGTAATAATCGACTTATGGCCTCCGTTTTCAACAAACAATAAAGCTGCTTCCATTTTTGGTCCCATGCTGCCTGGCGGAAAGTGGCCCTCTTGTTGATACCTACGCCCTTCGCTGACTGTAATCGTATCTAGTTCCTTTTGTGACTCCTTTCCATAGTTAATTGCGACATGACTCACCCCTGTAAGTATTACAAAGGTTTCAGCTCCTACGTCCCTGGCTAGTTGTTGGCCGGCTAAGTCTTTGTCAATAACTGCTTCAACCCCCGTATAGTTCCCATTGTCATCTAGGTAAACGGGAATTCCCCCTCCTCCGGCGGCAATAACTACTGTTCCTCCTTCCAACAAATAATGGATCGCCTCTTTCTCCAAAATTTCTAATGGAAGGGGTGAGGGAACTACCCGCCGCCATCCACGCCCACTGTCTTCTATCATTACATAACCTTTTTCCGCAGTAATGTTTTTTGCTTCATTTTCACTGTAGAAAGGTCCAACCGGCTTTGTGGGATTTTGAAAGGCAGGATCAGCTATATCTACCTTGACCCTTGTAACTACTGTAACTACCGGTATCTGGGCTTTATCTTTTACTAATACATTTGTCAGCTCCTGTTGAATGGCATAACCTAAGGAACCTTGGGTATTAGAAACACAAACATCTAGAGGCATAGCCGGTACAATTGATTTGCTTAGTTCATTTTTAATTAAAATATTACCTACCTGTGGGCCGTTCCCATGAGTTAACACGAGGTGGTACCCATTTTTTATCAAATCAACAAGGTTAGAACACATTTCTTTGATATTAACCACCTGTTCCTGAAAAGTACCCTTCTGGTTCTCTTTTGTAATGGCATTACCCCCAAAAGCTATGACAATACTTTTTCCCATTTAACTACCCCGTTATTTTTAATTTTTGCAGCTATTTTACATATTCTTGGACAAAAGCCGATAGAGCTTTGTTAAAGCAGGCTTTAGGGGGATTTACAAGGCCAGCCCCTATTTGCCCTACCCCAGGTTCTTTATGAGCTATCCCTGTATTTATTTGCGGTAAAATTCCAACTTCAATAACTTTTCTGAGGTCAATCCCGGTAGCACTACCTCGGAAATTAAACTGAGGAATATTAAAGAATTTATGCTCGTCCAAAGTTATCTCATACATACGGTTAGAACAGCTAAAAGCATCTTCTACGGAGCCCCCGACAAACTGGGTAATAGCTGGAGCCGCCGCCATGGCAAATCCTCCTATCCCGGCCGTTTCGGTGATAGCACTATCACCAATGTCCGGATTGGCGTCTTCTTCGGTAAACCCTGGGAAAATGAGGCCCTTAACCATTTCAGCGGGAGCTGTAAACCATCTGGTTCCTAAACCACTTATCCGAATTCCAAATTCTGTCCCGTTTCGTGCCATGGTTGTAACCATTGTACTATAAGACGGATAGGAAATTCAACCGCATGAGGCCAAGTATGGCACGAGTTTTGGGCCTCGAAACACGTTCGGCCAAGGAAGGTTGAGCGCTCGCTTGCCGCTCAATGGCAAGAGCTTGGGAGGCAGTATGCATTTGGGCCTGGCGCGCGCGCAGCTGCTTCCCCGCAGCGATGGATACCGCCGCTTCACTGGGTCACCAATTGACGCGCTGGTCTACCTCGTCGGGTTGAGCTGCCAGATCCCAATCCGGCTCGCCTTGCGCACCATCATCCACCGGCGCGTCGCAGCCCTCCCACAGCGGTGGCCCGCGTGCCGGGGTGATGTGCGGGGGGGCAGACTCCACCCCGATGTGGTTCAGGATGTGGCGGATTTCGGCGCTGTGGGTGATGAAGGCAATGATGCGCATCTGCCCACCGCACATGGGGCACAGCAGCGGAAATGCCTCGTAGATGCGGGCAATCAGCACCGCCCACAAGTAATGCGCCGCTCGCTTCGGGCGTGCTTCAGGTTCGGGTGTGGGTGTGGCCGCGTTGCCCGGCGCCGCCACCCCAGGTACGCCCGCGCCAGGTTGTGCAGTCTCCACCGTGGCTGGTTGCGACGCAGCAGGCTGAGCCAGCGCCGTTACCGCCGCTCTCAGCGGCGAGTTTGGTGCCAGCACACCAAAGTAGCGGTGCCGGTGGGTGCGTGGCGGTGGCACCAGCGCGGCGATGCGGTCGATCAGTTCCAGCGGTGTGAGGTGCAGCTCATCTGCCTTGGCACCACGCTTGTCACTGGTGGGCTCGCTGCGCTGTTTGGCACAGCGGTACACCAGTTTGCTTCCCTCTTTGCGTAGGCGCTCCATGGAAAACGGTGGACGCGCGCAATAGCGCAGCAGCCGCTCCAGCGCAGCGCGGTCGTGGGCTTCGATGCAGACACCGGCGTCCACCGAGAAGCCGCTGTGTTTGTAGCCCAGCATGTCTTTGGCGTCACAGTTCTCCAGCAGGCCCCGAGCAACGAAGGCGCGCAGGATGCGTTTTTGCAGTGTGGTCTGCACTGGGGCCACGGTAGCCGCATCGATGCCGGTGGCCGCGTGAAAGATGACACCCGGCGATGAGATTCGAGGGGTCGCTGCTTCGGGGCTGTCGTCGAACAGCAGCTTGGTGAAGCCTTCGTCGCGGCCGTTGGCAATGGCGCGGCCCGAGGCCGTCCAGGGGAACAGGCCCTTCTTGACCTTGATGCCTTGGGCCTTGGCCTGGTCTTCCGTCAGGCCCACCCAAGCCACTTCAGGGTCGGTGTAGGCCACGCTTGGGATCACGCGGGCGTTGAAGGCGGCGCTTGCCAGCTCTTTGTTGCCTTGCAGTTCACCGGCAATCACTTCTGCCGCCACGTGTGCCTCATGCACCGCCTTGTGCGCCAGCATGGGCTGGCCCACGATGTCGCCGATGGCAAAGATGTGCGGCACGTTGGTGCGCATCTGGATATCGACGTTGATGAAGCCACGGTCCGTGACGGCCACGCCAGCCTTTTCAGCGGCAATCTTCTTGCCGTTGGGCGTGCGGCCCACGGCCTGCAGCACCAGGTCGTACACCTGGGGTTCGGGGGTGGTGCCGCCCTCTTCCGCTGGCGCGAATGTGACCTTGATGCCTTCAGGTGTGGCCTCGGCACCCACGGTTTTCGTCTTCAACATGATGTTGTCGAAGCGCTTGGCGTTCATCTTCTGCCAGATCTTGACCAGGTCGCGGTCGGCGCCCTGCATCAGGCCGTCCATCATTTCCACCACATCCAGGCGTGCGCCCAGGGTGCTGTACACCGTGCCCATTTCCAGGCCGATGATGCCGCCGCCCAGGATGAGCATGCGTTTGGGCACGCCGCTGAGCGCCAGCGCGCCGGTGGAATCGACCACGCGCGGGTCGTTGGGCATGAACGGCAGGCGCACGGCCTGGCTGCCAGCGGCGATGATGGCGCGCTTGAAGGCGATGACCTTCTTGGTGCCCGTCTTCTCCTGGCCCGTGCCGGTGGTTTCTTCCACTTCGAGGTGGTTGGCGCCGACAAAGGCACCGTAGCCGCGAACGGTGGTGACCTTGCGCATTTTGGCCATGGCGGGGTCTCCTCGTTTTCAGTGCAATAAGTGACGGTACGCAAAGCTAGCACTGGCGCGGGGGTGGTCTGGGTAGACCGTTGATTTCATTGACTTTCCTGTTCGCTTTGTAAACGGGTATGGTGGCCTCCCACTTTTGAGGTTCACGATGCAGGGTTGGCACACAACGTTTTTGGGGATGCGTGGGCTCCCCCGCGATATCAGCGACTTCGAGATGAAGGCATTTTTCACCTTCGATGGTGCCGAGCGCGACGCAATCAATGCACGCCGAGGTGATTCCCACAAGCTTGGTCTGGCGCTCCATATTGGTTTCCTGCGCATGAGTGGGCGTTTGCTCGGTGCCTTTCGGGTAATTCCAGTAGCCTTGTGGCGCCACCTTGGCAACGAGCTTGGCATTGCAGCACCAGAAGTCGCCTCGCTGAGAGCCATGTATGAACGCGGGCGCACGCTATTCGATCACCAACAAGTAGCCTGCACGGTCCTTGGATTCCAGTGGATGAGCGAGCACCAGCGCCGCTCACTGGTACGTGAACTGCGCGACGAAGTGGCGCGCTGCGCCGACCGCGATCAGCTACTCGTGCGGGCGCGTCAATGGCTGTACAAGAACAAGCTGGTGATCGTGCACGAGCGGGCAATTCGGACACTGATTGCGGCGGCACTTGCCCAGCTTGAAGTTGAAACAGGCACCGCCATCGCCGCCAGCGTTGATCCAGCAACACTTGATCGCTGGCGAGCCTCAGTTTCAGAGCTGCGCCCAGATGGACAAACCCAGCAGAGTTGGCTATGGGCTGCACCGGCGAAACACTCAACCCGCCAAATCAGCGAGGTACTGGAGCGCATCGACCTGCTTTACACGCTGGACGTTCATAAGCACCTGGCAGACATCCCCGATCTCATCTTGCGCCGCTACGCGCGCCGACTTGTCTCCAGGCCGCCCTCAGCCGGAGCCAAGATCAAAGAGCCAGCGCGCACCGTGGAGGTCGCATGCTTTCTTCGGTATTGCCTGTTCACCACCACAGACCAGTTGATCCTTATGGTGCAGCGCCGGATCGCCGATCTGTGGCGTCAGGCTGCCGCCGATGTCCCCGCTACCGTCAATTGGGCCGCAATGTACAAAACGCTGCTCGGCGAACTTGTTGCCTTGAGCGCGCAAGGTGCGGTGCCAGATGCTGAGTTGCGTGCCCGTCTTGAAGCCTTGATCACCGAAACCCAGAAACGCAAACCACCGAGCAGGGCCTCCCTGGTCCGCGAGGGATTGATTGATGGAATTCGCCCCGTGCGGTCGTTGCTCGTCGCCATTGCAAAGCTGCCCTGGCAGGCCACCGGCGAGCATCCTGCCATCGAGTACCTTGCCAAGCTGCAAGCTTTATATCTCAAAGGATCCAGAAAGCTGCCAGTTGAAGTGGTGGCACCAAGTCTGGGAATGATCTGGCAGGTTTCGATCTCCAGCCCAGACCGGGAACACACTCAATCCGGAGAGGCAAGAAATGCAGTTGAACGAGGCTGCATAAAAACACGGTCTACACGACAACTACGTTGACAAACACCGGTGTTTCGTGAAACCATGCCATCAGACAGGTTTACCAGAAAAAGGGAGATACCATGAGCCACACCGCCACACCTGCAAAAGCTGCCGTTACTCTTTACACCGGGTTTCACCAGCTGGTCACCGGGGATGTCGCGGGCACGGTGCTTAATGGCGTCGATATTCTGGTGAGAGACGGGGAGATTATTGGCCTTGGCCCGGATCTGCCCCGAACTCTGGCCCCAATTGGCGTTGGCCAGGAACAGGGTGTTGAGGTGGTGAACTGCCGGGGGCTGACCGCCTATCCGGGGCTGATCAACACCCATCACCATTTTTTTCAGGCCTTTGTCCGCAATCTTGCCCCCCTCGACTGGACCCAGCTTGATGTGCTGGCCTGGCTGCGCAAGATCTACCCGGTGTTTGCCCTGGTGGATGAAGACTGCATCTACCACAGCACAGTGGTGTCCATGGCGGAGCTGATCAAGCACGGCTGCACCACCGCGTTTGATCACCAGTACAACTACAGCCGCCGGGGTGGACCCTTTCTGGTGGACCGCCAGTTTGATGCCGCTAACCTGCTGGGGCTGCGTTTTCACGCCGGGCGCGGCTGCATCACCCTGCCGATGGCGGAGGGCAGCACCATTCCCGATGCCATGCGGGAGAGCACCGATACTTTTCTTGCCGATTGCGAACGCCTGGTGAGCCGCTTTCATGACCCGCGGCCCTTCGCCATGCAGCGGGTGGTGGTGGCGCCCAGCTCGCCGGTGATTGCCTACCCGGAAACCTTCGTCGAGTCTGCCCGTCTGGCCCGCCACCTGGGGGTGAGCCTGCACACCCATCTGGGGGAGGGGGAAACCCCCGCCATGGTGGCCCGTTTTGGCGAGCGCAGCCTCGACTGGTGCGAAAACCGGGGCTTTGTCGGGCCGGATGTGTGGCTCGCCCACGGCTGGGAATTCACCGCAGCGGACATCGCCCGCCTTGCCGCCACCGGCACCGGTGTTGCCCATTGCCCGGCGCCGGTGTTTCTGGTGGGTGCCGAAGTCACCGACATTCCCGCCATGGCGGCGGCAGGT
This sequence is a window from Paenarthrobacter aurescens TC1. Protein-coding genes within it:
- a CDS encoding putative integral membrane protein (identified by match to protein family HMM PF03600), with translation MNNMEFLLLVLPLLIIIFLLVRKQHMLVAAFIGGALAIILGRLDAVVINKLFTEGITKMLGMTVPILYAATASMVTKAGSINSVVNLANHYFKGRIAILAGFMVLIQGVATLMSGLASSNSIVIAPLVFAAFGAVPEVIAGMTIVSAVAFSTTPVSGHAVVAAQMAKIDIFEYFSLMQPIVALFFVIGIGIAVFGVLKRGTMFKGTGSETSENAAAAEDATDSVNQMWIKAVPFIALLIMAVFGSNINKLIHINIFTPAINVIITVILTMVCAKFSPREASDALVDGSRIFLVTLFSVGLFLGFINMIGEIGTFVAIANLVNNVPQVLVVPIAILIGYLLAIPVGALSTAVAALILPTLAAIGLSPLALARISHDRINKNG
- a CDS encoding IS5 family transposase (identified by match to protein family HMM PF01609) — its product is MSLIEPYAPQSGHRGQQPFAVEAMLRIHFMQQWFNLSDPAMEEALHDVPVFRDFAGLSNWADAMPSESSILRFRHLLERHKLADQILATVNGLLSAKGLLLKAGTVVDATLIAAPSSTKNREGERDPEMHQSKKGQQWYFGMKAHIGVDAESGLVHTVQGTSGNVNDVVEANSLLHGEETVVFTDAGYQGADKRPDAKPGVTWHVAMRPGKRRALDTEHNEADALLEKIERIKAGVRAKVEHPFRVIKRQFGHVKVRYRGLKKNTAQLKTLFALSNLWMVRNKVGSLVG
- the atzC gene encoding N-isopropylammelide isopropylaminohydrolase (identified by similarity to GB:AAS20048.1; match to protein family HMM PF01979; match to protein family HMM PF07969), yielding MSKDFDLIIRNAYLSEKDSVYDIGIVGDRIIKIEAKIEGTVKDEIDAKGNLVSPGFVDAHTHMDKSFTSTGERLPKFWSRPYTRDAAIDAAIEDGLKYYKNATHEEIKRHVIEHAHMQVLHGTLYTRTHVDVDSVAKTKAVEAVLEAKEELKDLIDIQVVAFAQSGFFVDLESESLIRKSLDMGCDLVGGVDPATRENNVEGSLDLCFKLAKEYDVDIDYHIHDIGTVGVYSINRLAQKTIENGYKGRVTTSHAWCFADAPSEWLDEAIPLYKDSGMKFVTCFSSTPPTMPVIKLLEAGINLGCASDNIRDFWVPFGNGDMVQGALIETQRLELKTNRDLGLIWKMITSEGARVLGIEKNYGIEVGKKADLVVLNSLSPQWAIIDQAKRLCVIKNGRIIVKDEVIVA
- a CDS encoding Carbamoyl phosphate synthetase-like protein (identified by similarity to GB:AAS20047.1; match to protein family HMM PF00696; match to protein family HMM TIGR00746); protein product: MGKSIVIAFGGNAITKENQKGTFQEQVVNIKEMCSNLVDLIKNGYHLVLTHGNGPQVGNILIKNELSKSIVPAMPLDVCVSNTQGSLGYAIQQELTNVLVKDKAQIPVVTVVTRVKVDIADPAFQNPTKPVGPFYSENEAKNITAEKGYVMIEDSGRGWRRVVPSPLPLEILEKEAIHYLLEGGTVVIAAGGGGIPVYLDDNGNYTGVEAVIDKDLAGQQLARDVGAETFVILTGVSHVAINYGKESQKELDTITVSEGRRYQQEGHFPPGSMGPKMEAALLFVENGGHKSIITSPE
- a CDS encoding conserved hypothetical protein, truncation (identified by similarity to SP:P77221; match to protein family HMM PF06545) — encoded protein: MSYPSYSTMVTTMARNGTEFGIRISGLGTRWFTAPAEMVKGLIFPGFTEEDANPDIGDSAITETAGIGGFAMAAAPAITQFVGGSVEDAFSCSNRMYEITLDEHKFFNIPQFNFRGSATGIDLRKVIEVGILPQINTGIAHKEPGVGQIGAGLVNPPKACFNKALSAFVQEYVK
- the atzB gene encoding hydroxyatrazine hydrolase (identified by similarity to GB:AAS20043.1; match to protein family HMM PF01979), with amino-acid sequence MSHTATPAKAAVTLYTGFHQLVTGDVAGTVLNGVDILVRDGEIIGLGPDLPRTLAPIGVGQEQGVEVVNCRGLTAYPGLINTHHHFFQAFVRNLAPLDWTQLDVLAWLRKIYPVFALVDEDCIYHSTVVSMAELIKHGCTTAFDHQYNYSRRGGPFLVDRQFDAANLLGLRFHAGRGCITLPMAEGSTIPDAMRESTDTFLADCERLVSRFHDPRPFAMQRVVVAPSSPVIAYPETFVESARLARHLGVSLHTHLGEGETPAMVARFGERSLDWCENRGFVGPDVWLAHGWEFTAADIARLAATGTGVAHCPAPVFLVGAEVTDIPAMAAAGVRVGFGVDGHASNDSSNLAECIRLAYLLQCLKASERQHPVPAPYDFLRMATQGGADCLNRPDLGALAVGRAADFFAVDLNRIEYIGANHDPRSLPAKVGFSGPVDMTVINGKVVWRNGEFPGLDEMELARAADGVFRRVIYGDPLVAALRRGTGVTPC